The genomic interval cttttattttattaaatgatagattgaattttaaatttttcaaaacagTGTAAAATAGTACACTAAGCTGATTTTTTCTTTGTAAACTCGATCTAGAGGTGTTATATTATGATAAGactgattatattttttataactgTTTCTAATAAAAATTGTCTTCAAatttgttatattaaaaaattgttgaaaattaaacTCAATGTACTATTTTGCgccattttttatttaacaaaatagataatccgattaataacttttgcaaaacacgaGATGTATTCCGAAAAAGATTAAATTCATTGCCTTTGTATATataaaacactatttttttataaaaaaattacgtTCTAAgatatactattttaaaaaaaatgacatacaaataacaaaaaatcaacaataaattaataagagtacaacataaaaatatatcgaaagactgtattttctataaataaaattataaaaattataaaaatatttaaaattctgtacaatcgaatttttataatttttcttattattttcgtATATCTTGAAATAAGAGATTATTGCTACTTAAAACATAAGAGGATCAAATCTTTACACAAATGGGAAACTTTCATTTTCCTAGAATATTCAGTCAAATATTCTcattttagagagagaaaagatGAGTTTTTGAGTTACTTGTTTCTTTTGTTCTAACTATTTTACCTACATAAACTTAAACACCACCAGAGAGCTTTAACTTATTTTCAGACTATTGAACCCAAAATCTAGGAGAAACCTAGCAACATCTAATGTAATGCCAAAATGCCTAGAAAAAACAATATTCAACCCTTTGTACTTTACGGACAAAAAAAGtccaaaaatgaaaaatcttgtcTTTTTCCCACTTAGTTTTTCGATCATTTCTAAGATACTAATTATGAAACTTGTAGCTAAAACACTTAGTTTTTCTTAGTCACCTCCGTCCATTGCCTAACTATAAAAACACTTCACTACCCTTCACTCTGTTCCAACCTTTCTCAAAtctaaacaacaaaaaatatatatgtatatataaatattataataataaaaatggctGCTTTCTCATATCCAGCTTCCTATGCTATAAGATGTTCTTCTTGTAATAGGGATAGTAATCATCAACAAGACCCAAATGTTCAAAAGTTGAATAATATCAAGATTAATGGAAGGTCAAGCTCTCAAAGTGATATACTTAGTCAAAAGATTGGTGCTTTGCCAAACTCTTGTTCTTCTTTGACTTTTGTTACTAAAAATGAGTCCTTTACTGCTGAGAGAACTAGACAGAATATCCCAACTAAGAAGCAATTGGTTGACCCTTTTCGCCAAGGGCTAATGATTGAAGGTGGAGTTGGGTACAGACAGACTGTTGTTATTAGATCTTATGAAGTTGGTCCTGATAAAACTGCAACCTTGGAAAGTATCCTTAATCTTCTTCAGGTGAGATACACAATGATAACTCTTGATCTTGTTTGTCAATATGTTTTTGTATGTATACATAGGTTTCGAATGTAGTCCCGCTTTTTCGGTGGTTTTGTTCTATTCTGAGTAATTTACATTTACATTAATGATGATGAATTGATGATGTTTATGTTGTATGTTACTCCAGAATGGAATGAAACGAAATAGAATAGGATTACTTCCGGCAGGTTTCGAATGTAATTCTATTCTTTCGTTGGTTCTATTCTATTCTGGAGTAATTTATTGTAGTAGTTTAGGAATAACATTTACATTTACATTGATGTTGTATATTACTCCAGAATAGAATGGAATGGGAACAGGATTACTTCCACCCATTTCGGATGTAATCCTGCTCTTTCGGTAGTTCTGTTCTATTCTGGAGTAATTTATCGAAGTAGTTTAGAATAACATTTacattgatgatgatgatgttacTTTCGGTGGTTCTATTCTATTTTGGAGTAATTTATCGAAGTAGTTTGAGAATAACATTTACGATGATAATGATGATATTGTTGTATATGAAATTTCAGGAAACAGCATTAAATCATGTATGGATATCAGGACTACTCAGTGATGGTTTTGGTGCCACACATGGAATGATGAGAAACAATCTCATATGGGTTGTTTCAAGAATGCAAGTTCAAATTGAACAATATCCAATTTGGTAAACTCTAATCCTAGTTTTCATACTCTTAATAATGATACAGCTATGTTGATTATCTTTATCTATTTCAGGGGAGAGATAGTAGAAATTGACACATGGGTTGGAGCATCAGGGAAGAATGGAATGCAACGGGATTGGTTGATTCGAAGTCAAGCCACCGGCCATATTTTAGCCCGCGGAACCAGGTAAAAACATCTTTTGAAGAAAGACTACCAATTTTCATGATTTCATTCATAAAGTGTTTTAGTACTAATGTATTATAAAacagtacatgggtgatgatgAACCGAAAAACAAGGCGACTCTCGAAGATGCCAGAAGAGGTGAGGGATGAGATTTCTCCTTGGTTCATAGAGAAGAAAGCTATCAAAGAAGATGTCATTGACAAAATTGTCAAATTGGATGATAAAGCTAAGTACATGAACACCAACTTGAAGGTAAAAAAGCAATAACCAAAACTTATCTTGATCAACCACATTCTTGTTCCCAACTCAATCAACTcatataactttttcttttgttgtagcctAAGAGAAGTGATTTGGACATGAACCACCATGTGAACAATGTCAAGTATGTAAGATGGATGCTCgaggtaaaaataccaatttttcgTCTAGTCATTTTTCATTTTCACTATTGTGCGGAAACTTAGATGCAACCTCATACTTAACATTGTTTTTGTCCTCTCgagttattttattaatactgTTTCTAAGAATAATTGGTTTTCAGATAGAACCTCATACTTGAATGATTGTCTACAGGCTATACCCGATATTATTTTGGAGTCACACCAACTATCCGAAATCACCCTAGAATACCGAAAGGAATGTGGGAGTACAGACATAGTTCAATCACTT from Cannabis sativa cultivar Pink pepper isolate KNU-18-1 chromosome 4, ASM2916894v1, whole genome shotgun sequence carries:
- the LOC115712586 gene encoding palmitoyl-acyl carrier protein thioesterase, chloroplastic gives rise to the protein MAAFSYPASYAIRCSSCNRDSNHQQDPNVQKLNNIKINGRSSSQSDILSQKIGALPNSCSSLTFVTKNESFTAERTRQNIPTKKQLVDPFRQGLMIEGGVGYRQTVVIRSYEVGPDKTATLESILNLLQETALNHVWISGLLSDGFGATHGMMRNNLIWVVSRMQVQIEQYPIWGEIVEIDTWVGASGKNGMQRDWLIRSQATGHILARGTSTWVMMNRKTRRLSKMPEEVRDEISPWFIEKKAIKEDVIDKIVKLDDKAKYMNTNLKPKRSDLDMNHHVNNVKYVRWMLEAIPDIILESHQLSEITLEYRKECGSTDIVQSLCQPDEEGRGLLNNGVTNQDINQINLLNTLATEFIKNNGLMGSFEIGSLRYTHLLQTKGDTKNEEIVRGRTKWIKKKLPIIP